One stretch of Paenibacillus sp. FSL R5-0341 DNA includes these proteins:
- the rplJ gene encoding 50S ribosomal protein L10 yields MANAKVIQAKQESVDAVTAKLRESVTTVVVDYRGLNVAQVTELRKQLREAGIEFQVLKNSLLRRAAAAAELTELDSVLTGPTAIAFSVDDVVAPAKILNDFAKKNDALELKGAVVEGRVIGVQEVKALAELPSRDGLLSMLLSVLQAPVRNFALAVKAVAEKEEQGA; encoded by the coding sequence TTGGCAAACGCAAAAGTGATTCAAGCAAAACAAGAGTCCGTTGATGCAGTAACAGCAAAATTGCGCGAGAGCGTTACAACTGTTGTTGTTGACTATCGCGGATTGAACGTTGCCCAAGTAACTGAGTTGCGTAAGCAACTTCGTGAAGCAGGGATCGAATTCCAAGTGCTGAAAAACTCGTTGCTTCGCCGTGCAGCTGCAGCAGCAGAACTGACAGAACTCGATAGTGTTCTTACAGGTCCTACTGCAATTGCATTCAGCGTAGATGACGTTGTGGCTCCAGCTAAAATTCTGAACGACTTCGCGAAAAAGAACGATGCACTGGAATTGAAAGGTGCAGTTGTAGAAGGTCGCGTAATCGGAGTACAGGAAGTTAAAGCATTGGCAGAACTGCCATCCCGCGATGGTCTCCTCTCCATGCTCCTCAGCGTGCTTCAAGCGCCAGTGCGCAACTTCGCGCTTGCGGTTAAAGCAGTTGCGGAAAAAGAAGAACAAGGCGCGTAA
- a CDS encoding class I SAM-dependent methyltransferase, with product MSNHYYSDKPQVAHDRRATEAVLRGFSLRFVTDAGVFSKNGIDYGSRVLIDAIELPSGAHVLDVGCGYGPMGLTAAKLVPDGHVTMIDINERAVELSRENAKANGISNVTVLQSNLLAEVKKQDFDVVLTNPPIRAGKETVHTIFEQAHRHLKVGGSLWIVIQKKQGAPSAKAKLESLFGRVEEVTKDKGYRIFKAVKLDEVSTKS from the coding sequence ATGTCCAATCATTATTATTCGGACAAACCGCAAGTAGCGCATGATCGCAGAGCAACTGAAGCGGTTCTTCGCGGATTCAGTCTGCGATTCGTGACGGACGCCGGTGTGTTTTCCAAAAATGGAATCGATTATGGCAGCAGAGTATTGATTGATGCGATAGAGTTGCCATCAGGGGCTCATGTTCTCGATGTGGGCTGTGGATACGGGCCAATGGGTCTTACAGCAGCCAAACTTGTACCGGATGGGCATGTCACCATGATCGATATCAACGAGAGAGCCGTTGAACTTTCCAGGGAAAATGCAAAAGCGAACGGAATTAGCAATGTCACCGTGTTACAAAGTAATCTACTGGCTGAAGTAAAAAAGCAAGATTTTGACGTTGTACTTACCAATCCGCCTATACGGGCTGGGAAAGAGACGGTTCATACTATTTTCGAACAGGCACATCGCCATCTGAAGGTAGGCGGTTCGTTGTGGATTGTCATTCAGAAGAAACAAGGGGCCCCGTCAGCAAAAGCAAAATTGGAATCTTTGTTTGGAAGAGTGGAAGAAGTGACGAAGGATAAAGGCTATCGGATTTTCAAAGCTGTGAAATTGGATGAGGTATCTACCAAAAGCTGA
- a CDS encoding NYN domain-containing protein, whose amino-acid sequence MADSRDVLLVDGYNMIGDWPELTRLAESGLEEARNRLLFRLADYQAFSGRRVIVVFDAYLVPGLGKSFTQSKVQIYFTKEKETADECIERLVRELSMRRRQIYVATSDMVEQHVIFGQGALRVSARELLIEVEQNEKELKKRLEEDQAKTTRNTLGGKLSPDVLKEFERWRRE is encoded by the coding sequence ATGGCTGATTCCCGTGATGTGCTTCTTGTAGACGGGTACAACATGATTGGTGACTGGCCGGAGTTAACCAGACTGGCTGAAAGTGGGCTCGAAGAGGCGCGTAACAGGCTTCTCTTTCGGCTCGCTGACTATCAGGCGTTCTCCGGCCGGCGGGTCATTGTTGTGTTTGACGCCTACCTCGTGCCTGGACTCGGTAAATCCTTTACACAGAGCAAAGTACAGATCTATTTTACAAAGGAAAAAGAGACGGCAGACGAATGCATTGAGAGACTCGTTCGGGAACTAAGCATGCGAAGACGCCAAATCTATGTGGCTACGAGCGACATGGTAGAGCAACATGTCATATTTGGGCAGGGAGCGCTACGCGTATCTGCAAGGGAATTGCTGATTGAAGTCGAGCAGAACGAAAAAGAATTAAAGAAACGACTGGAAGAAGATCAGGCGAAGACGACACGGAATACACTCGGGGGCAAGTTAAGTCCCGATGTATTGAAAGAGTTTGAGCGATGGCGGCGGGAATAA
- the rplA gene encoding 50S ribosomal protein L1: protein MAKHGKKYLEAAKLIDSEATYEPSEAVELVKKAATAKFDETIEAAVRLGVDPRKQDQAVRGVVVLPHGTGKTQRVLVFAKGDKAKEAEAAGADYVGDADMINKIQQGWFEFDVCVATPDMMSEVGKLGRLLGGKGLMPNPKAGTVTFDVTKAVQEIKAGKIEYRLDRAGQIHAPIGKASFSSEQLNENFKALMEALNRAKPAAAKGVYLKNVSLSSTMGPGARVNAAAFR, encoded by the coding sequence ATGGCTAAACACGGTAAAAAATACCTGGAAGCTGCTAAGCTGATTGACAGCGAAGCAACTTACGAGCCTTCAGAAGCTGTAGAGCTTGTGAAAAAGGCAGCTACTGCAAAATTCGATGAAACAATCGAAGCAGCAGTTCGTTTGGGCGTAGACCCTCGTAAGCAAGACCAGGCTGTACGTGGTGTTGTTGTCTTGCCACACGGCACAGGTAAAACACAACGCGTATTGGTATTTGCAAAAGGTGACAAAGCGAAAGAAGCGGAAGCGGCTGGCGCGGACTATGTTGGTGATGCAGACATGATCAACAAAATCCAACAAGGCTGGTTCGAATTCGACGTCTGCGTAGCGACACCAGATATGATGAGTGAAGTAGGTAAATTGGGCCGACTGCTCGGCGGTAAAGGTCTGATGCCTAACCCTAAAGCCGGAACGGTAACTTTCGATGTAACTAAGGCTGTTCAAGAAATTAAAGCCGGTAAAATCGAATATCGTCTGGATCGTGCAGGTCAAATTCATGCACCGATTGGTAAAGCTTCTTTCTCTTCTGAGCAACTCAATGAGAACTTTAAAGCTCTCATGGAAGCTCTGAATCGTGCTAAACCAGCGGCAGCAAAAGGTGTTTATCTGAAGAATGTTAGTCTTTCTTCCACGATGGGCCCTGGCGCACGCGTGAACGCAGCAGCTTTTAGATAA
- the sigH gene encoding RNA polymerase sporulation sigma factor SigH, with protein sequence MSVDLKDIMLSKYDYQSDEDIVEAFREGESEALEFLINKYRNFVRAKARSYFLIGADREDIIQEGMIGLYKSIRDFKGDKLASFKAFAELCITRQIITAIKTATRQKHIPLNSYVSLDKPIYDEESDRTLLDVICGTQVSDPEELIINQEEFVGLEDKMSEILSDLERKVLMLYLDGRSYQEIAVDLDRHVKSIDNALQRVKRKLEKYLEVRDN encoded by the coding sequence GTGAGTGTCGACCTCAAAGATATCATGTTATCCAAGTATGATTACCAAAGTGACGAAGACATTGTCGAAGCTTTCCGTGAAGGCGAAAGCGAAGCGTTAGAGTTTTTGATTAACAAATATCGTAACTTTGTACGCGCCAAGGCAAGATCTTATTTTCTGATTGGGGCAGACCGGGAAGATATTATTCAAGAAGGAATGATTGGACTCTACAAATCCATTCGAGATTTCAAAGGGGACAAGCTGGCTTCGTTCAAGGCTTTTGCCGAACTGTGTATTACAAGACAGATCATCACGGCGATTAAGACAGCAACACGTCAGAAGCATATTCCACTTAATTCTTATGTATCTCTGGACAAGCCAATTTATGACGAAGAGTCTGATCGTACGTTACTCGATGTGATTTGTGGAACCCAGGTCAGTGATCCGGAAGAGCTTATCATCAATCAGGAAGAGTTTGTGGGCCTGGAAGATAAAATGTCCGAGATTCTGAGTGATCTGGAACGTAAAGTATTGATGTTGTATCTGGACGGGAGATCTTATCAAGAGATTGCAGTAGATTTGGACAGACATGTGAAGTCCATTGATAATGCACTACAGCGCGTGAAGCGCAAGCTTGAAAAGTACCTGGAAGTTCGAGATAATTAA
- the rpoB gene encoding DNA-directed RNA polymerase subunit beta codes for MAGHLVQYGRRTRRSYARINEILEVPNLIEIQQKSYDWFLEEGLREMFQDISPIQDFTGNLILEFIDYSLGEPKYTVDDAKERDVTYAAPLRVKVRLINKETGEVKEQEVFMGDFPLMTNTGTFIINGAERVIVSQLVRSPSVYFSTKVDKNAKKTYTATVIPNRGAWLELEMDAKDVVYVRIDRTRKIPVTVLLRSLGFGTDAEILDLLGNDEYIRNTLDKDNTDSTEKALIEIYERLRPGEPPTLDNAKSLLVARFFDPKRYDLANVGRYKMNKKLHIKNRLFNQRLAESLVDAETGEIIAEAGQMVDRRLLDEIMPYLEKSVGFRTYHVGNGVLDANEIPMQTIDVFSPTEDGKVVKLIANANIDKSVKNVTPADIISSISYFLNLLQGIGSTDDIDHLGNRRLRSVGELLQNQFRIGLSRMERVVRERMSIQDANVITPQALINIRPVIASIKEFFGSSQLSQFMDQTNPLGELTHKRRLSALGPGGLTRERAGMEVRDVHPSHYGRMCPIETPEGPNIGLINSLSTFARVNEYGFIEAPYRWVDPKTGIVTEQIDYLTADEEDNYVIAQANAKLNEDGTFEEEAIIVRYNKQSDNILTMPSERVDYMDVSPKQVVSVATALIPFLENDDSNRALMGSNMQRQAVPLLIPKAPLVGTGMEHKAAKDSGVCIVSDYDGIIERSSANEIWLRRVEEVDGQEVKGDIVKYKLHKFMRSNQGTCINQRPIVKRGAAVKAGDILADGPSTEMGELALGRNVVVAFMTWEGYNYEDAILLSEKLVKEDVYTSIHIEEYESEARDTKLGPEEITRDIPNVGEEALRNLDERGIIRIGAEISAGDILVGKVTPKGVTELTAEERLLHAIFGEKAREVRDTSLRVPHGTDGIVVDVKVFTRENGDELPPGVNQLVRVYIAQKRKISEGDKMAGRHGNKGVVARILPEEDMPFLPDGTPVQIVLNPLGVPSRMNIGQVLEVHLGMAAMQLGIHVATPVFDGAKEYDVFDTMEEAGMQRNGKTVLYDGRTGEEFEREVTVGVMHMIKLAHMVDDKIHARSTGPYSLVTQQPLGGKAQFGGQRFGEMEVWALEAYGAAYTLQEILTVKSDDVVGRVKTYESIVKGENVPEPGVPESFKVLIKELQSLGMDVKILSEDEQEIEMREMDDEDDAASDKLSLNLEGTEVGAE; via the coding sequence TTGGCAGGACATCTTGTTCAATATGGTCGACGCACTCGGCGCAGTTATGCACGAATTAACGAGATACTCGAAGTTCCGAACCTGATTGAAATCCAACAAAAATCCTATGATTGGTTTTTGGAGGAAGGGTTGCGCGAAATGTTCCAAGATATCTCGCCGATCCAGGATTTTACAGGTAACTTGATTTTGGAATTTATCGATTACAGTCTCGGTGAACCGAAGTATACAGTAGACGACGCGAAAGAGCGTGACGTTACGTATGCAGCACCGCTTCGGGTTAAAGTCCGGCTCATTAATAAGGAAACCGGCGAAGTCAAAGAGCAGGAAGTATTCATGGGAGATTTCCCGCTGATGACCAACACGGGCACATTTATTATTAATGGTGCGGAACGGGTTATTGTCAGCCAGTTGGTTCGCTCTCCTAGCGTTTACTTCAGTACCAAAGTAGATAAAAACGCCAAAAAAACGTATACCGCTACAGTTATTCCTAACCGCGGCGCTTGGTTGGAACTGGAGATGGACGCGAAGGATGTTGTTTACGTCCGGATCGACCGTACACGTAAAATACCGGTTACGGTTCTCCTGCGTTCACTTGGTTTTGGCACAGATGCTGAGATTCTGGATCTGCTCGGTAATGACGAATATATCCGCAACACACTGGACAAAGACAACACGGATTCAACGGAGAAAGCACTCATTGAAATCTATGAGCGTCTTCGTCCGGGCGAGCCGCCAACGCTTGATAACGCGAAAAGCTTGCTCGTAGCACGTTTCTTTGATCCAAAACGTTATGACCTGGCTAATGTAGGTCGTTACAAAATGAATAAAAAGCTTCACATCAAAAACCGTTTGTTTAACCAGCGTTTGGCTGAGTCACTTGTTGACGCTGAAACAGGCGAAATTATTGCTGAAGCAGGTCAAATGGTGGATCGTCGCTTGTTGGATGAAATCATGCCGTATCTTGAGAAGAGCGTTGGTTTCCGCACGTATCACGTGGGTAACGGCGTTCTGGATGCTAATGAAATCCCTATGCAAACGATTGATGTGTTCTCACCAACTGAAGACGGTAAAGTGGTCAAACTGATTGCCAATGCAAACATTGACAAGTCCGTTAAAAACGTGACTCCGGCGGATATCATTTCCTCCATCAGTTATTTCCTTAACCTTCTGCAGGGAATTGGTAGCACGGATGATATCGATCATCTGGGTAACCGTCGTTTGCGTTCGGTGGGTGAACTCCTGCAGAACCAGTTCCGTATCGGTTTGTCCCGTATGGAGCGTGTGGTTCGTGAGAGAATGTCCATTCAGGATGCTAACGTAATTACACCACAGGCATTGATCAACATACGTCCTGTTATTGCATCGATTAAAGAGTTCTTTGGTAGCTCTCAATTGTCACAGTTTATGGATCAAACGAACCCACTGGGTGAGTTGACACATAAACGTCGTTTGTCCGCACTCGGACCCGGTGGTTTGACGCGTGAGCGCGCAGGTATGGAAGTGCGTGACGTCCATCCATCCCACTATGGCCGGATGTGTCCAATCGAGACTCCAGAGGGACCAAACATCGGTTTGATCAACTCCTTGTCAACATTCGCCCGTGTAAATGAATATGGCTTCATTGAAGCTCCATATCGTTGGGTTGATCCGAAGACAGGTATTGTAACCGAACAAATTGATTACCTGACAGCGGATGAAGAGGACAACTATGTCATCGCACAAGCGAATGCGAAGTTGAACGAAGACGGTACATTTGAAGAAGAAGCGATCATTGTACGTTACAACAAACAGTCGGATAACATCCTTACGATGCCGAGTGAGCGAGTTGACTACATGGACGTATCTCCTAAACAGGTTGTATCCGTCGCTACAGCGCTGATCCCGTTCCTTGAGAACGATGACTCCAACCGTGCACTCATGGGATCAAACATGCAGCGGCAGGCGGTTCCACTCTTGATTCCTAAAGCGCCACTTGTAGGAACAGGTATGGAGCACAAAGCTGCAAAAGATTCTGGTGTATGTATTGTCTCCGATTATGACGGAATTATTGAACGTTCTTCTGCGAACGAGATTTGGCTCCGTCGTGTTGAAGAAGTGGACGGTCAGGAAGTTAAAGGCGATATCGTTAAATATAAATTACACAAATTTATGCGTTCGAACCAAGGAACATGCATTAACCAGCGTCCGATTGTCAAAAGAGGTGCCGCTGTCAAAGCTGGCGATATCCTCGCTGATGGTCCTTCAACGGAAATGGGTGAATTGGCTCTGGGACGTAACGTCGTTGTTGCCTTCATGACTTGGGAAGGTTACAACTACGAGGATGCGATCTTGCTCAGTGAAAAACTCGTTAAGGAAGATGTATACACATCCATCCATATCGAGGAATATGAGTCAGAAGCACGTGATACTAAGCTCGGACCTGAAGAGATCACACGTGATATCCCTAACGTAGGGGAAGAAGCGTTGCGTAACTTGGATGAGCGCGGTATTATCCGCATCGGTGCTGAGATTAGCGCTGGCGACATTCTAGTTGGTAAAGTAACACCTAAAGGTGTGACAGAGCTGACTGCAGAAGAACGTCTCCTGCATGCGATCTTCGGTGAGAAAGCACGTGAAGTACGTGATACTTCCTTGCGTGTACCACATGGTACTGACGGTATCGTAGTAGACGTGAAAGTATTTACCCGTGAAAACGGTGATGAGCTGCCTCCAGGTGTTAACCAACTCGTTCGTGTATATATCGCTCAAAAACGGAAAATTTCCGAGGGTGATAAAATGGCCGGACGTCACGGTAACAAAGGGGTCGTGGCCCGCATCTTGCCGGAAGAAGATATGCCTTTCCTGCCAGACGGTACACCGGTTCAGATCGTTCTTAACCCACTGGGCGTACCTTCCCGGATGAATATCGGTCAAGTACTCGAGGTTCACTTGGGTATGGCGGCGATGCAACTGGGTATTCACGTAGCAACTCCTGTATTCGACGGAGCGAAGGAGTATGACGTCTTCGATACGATGGAAGAAGCAGGAATGCAACGTAATGGTAAAACCGTCCTGTATGATGGTCGTACAGGTGAAGAGTTTGAACGTGAAGTTACCGTAGGTGTCATGCACATGATCAAATTGGCACACATGGTTGATGATAAAATCCATGCCCGTTCCACGGGTCCTTACTCACTTGTTACGCAACAGCCATTGGGTGGTAAAGCCCAATTCGGTGGACAGCGTTTCGGGGAGATGGAAGTATGGGCGCTTGAGGCATACGGTGCTGCTTATACACTGCAAGAGATCTTGACTGTTAAATCCGATGATGTTGTTGGTCGGGTTAAAACGTATGAATCCATCGTCAAAGGCGAGAATGTTCCGGAACCAGGCGTTCCTGAATCATTCAAAGTATTGATCAAAGAGCTGCAAAGCTTGGGTATGGACGTTAAGATTTTGAGTGAAGATGAGCAAGAGATTGAAATGAGAGAAATGGACGATGAAGATGACGCTGCGAGCGATAAGCTCAGCCTCAACCTTGAGGGTACAGAGGTCGGAGCGGAATAA
- the secE gene encoding preprotein translocase subunit SecE, which produces MKRSFKSLISFFSESWAELKKVRWPNRKELTNYTLIVLGTVVVMTLFFWVIDIGISFVIEAII; this is translated from the coding sequence GTGAAACGAAGTTTCAAATCTCTGATTTCCTTTTTCTCAGAAAGCTGGGCTGAACTTAAAAAAGTTCGCTGGCCTAATCGTAAAGAGCTGACCAACTACACATTGATCGTACTTGGTACTGTTGTGGTTATGACGCTGTTTTTTTGGGTCATTGACATTGGCATCTCCTTTGTGATCGAAGCGATTATTTAA
- the rplL gene encoding 50S ribosomal protein L7/L12, whose translation MSKEQILEAIKGMTVLELNDLVKAIEEEFGVTAAAPVAAAGAVASAEAEQSEFDVILTNAGASKINVIKAVREITGLGLKEAKELVDNAPKALKEKVAKEEAEAVKAKLEEAGATIEVK comes from the coding sequence ATGAGTAAAGAGCAAATCTTGGAAGCAATCAAAGGCATGACTGTACTGGAATTGAACGATCTTGTTAAAGCAATCGAAGAAGAATTCGGCGTAACTGCTGCAGCTCCAGTAGCTGCTGCAGGTGCAGTAGCTTCTGCTGAAGCTGAGCAATCCGAGTTCGACGTAATCTTGACTAACGCTGGTGCTTCCAAAATCAACGTTATCAAAGCAGTTCGCGAAATCACAGGTCTTGGCCTGAAAGAAGCAAAAGAACTGGTTGACAACGCTCCAAAAGCATTGAAAGAAAAAGTTGCTAAAGAAGAAGCAGAAGCGGTTAAAGCTAAGCTTGAAGAAGCTGGCGCTACAATCGAAGTTAAATAA
- the rlmB gene encoding 23S rRNA (guanosine(2251)-2'-O)-methyltransferase RlmB, producing the protein MEEEWIAGKHSVTEALRSGRTINKIWIADTAQKHLTQPIISEAKKLGIVIQHVDKRKLDQTVPGIQHQGVVAQAAPYAYVEVEDILAAAKAKNEHPFLILLDEIEDPHNLGSILRTADCTGAHGVIVPKRRSAAVTVTVSKTSAGAVEYVPVARVSNLGQTIDRLKEEGVWVVGTDVTAHEGVFGNGVFTGPVALVIGNENKGMGRLIREKCDVLIKLPMQGQINSLNASVAAGVVMYEVLRSRQAQE; encoded by the coding sequence ATGGAAGAAGAATGGATCGCCGGTAAACACTCCGTGACGGAGGCGCTGCGTTCAGGCCGGACCATTAATAAAATATGGATTGCCGATACAGCACAGAAACATCTGACTCAACCTATTATCTCGGAAGCTAAAAAACTCGGTATTGTCATTCAACACGTGGACAAGCGTAAGTTGGACCAAACAGTACCAGGCATTCAGCATCAAGGGGTAGTCGCACAAGCGGCACCTTATGCTTATGTGGAGGTTGAAGACATTCTTGCCGCAGCAAAAGCGAAGAATGAGCATCCTTTCCTGATCCTGCTGGATGAGATTGAAGATCCTCATAACCTGGGGTCCATTTTGCGGACAGCAGATTGCACGGGTGCGCATGGTGTCATTGTACCCAAACGTCGCTCGGCAGCGGTAACAGTGACGGTATCCAAAACGTCAGCAGGCGCCGTAGAGTATGTACCAGTGGCTCGTGTGAGTAATCTCGGCCAGACTATCGATCGCCTTAAAGAAGAAGGTGTGTGGGTTGTAGGGACAGATGTCACGGCTCATGAAGGTGTCTTTGGTAACGGAGTCTTCACTGGCCCTGTGGCATTGGTAATCGGCAATGAAAACAAGGGAATGGGACGACTCATTCGTGAGAAATGCGATGTACTGATCAAATTACCGATGCAAGGTCAGATTAATTCCCTGAATGCTTCCGTGGCAGCGGGTGTTGTCATGTATGAAGTGCTCCGCTCGCGTCAAGCGCAGGAATAG
- the rpmG gene encoding 50S ribosomal protein L33 codes for MRVIITLACTNCKQRNYTTTKNKRNHPDRMEMKKFCKFCNEQTSHRETR; via the coding sequence ATGCGGGTAATTATTACTTTGGCTTGTACTAACTGCAAACAAAGAAATTACACTACGACAAAAAACAAGCGTAATCACCCCGACCGCATGGAGATGAAGAAATTTTGCAAGTTTTGTAACGAGCAGACTTCTCATCGCGAAACCAGATAG
- the nusG gene encoding transcription termination/antitermination protein NusG encodes MEKRWYVVHTYSGYENKVKANLEKRVESMGMEDKIFRVLVPMEEEVVNKDGKKKTVMRKVYPGYVLVEMVQTDDSWYVVRNTPGVTGFVGSTGSGSKPTALLPEEVEQILKHMGMVEPKPKIEFDIKESVRIKVGPFANFVGSVEEILVDKSKLKVHVNMFGRETPLELEYTQVEKI; translated from the coding sequence ATGGAAAAAAGATGGTACGTCGTTCATACCTATTCAGGGTATGAGAACAAGGTCAAAGCCAATTTGGAAAAACGCGTAGAGTCTATGGGCATGGAAGACAAGATATTCCGCGTTCTTGTTCCTATGGAAGAAGAAGTGGTAAACAAGGACGGTAAGAAAAAAACCGTTATGCGTAAAGTTTACCCTGGTTATGTCTTGGTGGAAATGGTACAGACGGATGATTCTTGGTATGTTGTTCGCAACACACCAGGTGTTACAGGATTTGTCGGTTCGACAGGTTCTGGGTCCAAACCAACTGCTTTGTTGCCTGAAGAAGTGGAACAAATTCTGAAGCACATGGGTATGGTTGAACCTAAGCCGAAAATTGAGTTCGATATTAAGGAATCCGTACGTATTAAAGTCGGTCCTTTTGCGAATTTCGTAGGCTCCGTGGAAGAAATTTTGGTAGACAAAAGCAAGTTGAAAGTGCACGTGAACATGTTTGGACGGGAAACACCGCTTGAGTTGGAATACACGCAAGTGGAGAAGATATAG
- a CDS encoding ribonuclease III domain-containing protein produces the protein MSEGHPNTPKQQEQVTEGGWFPYPPSRPARLIPPIALAYIGDAVYEVAVRQYLLSKANMRPNHLHRSATGLVSAKAQSRILTTIEAELTEEERDIVRQGRNAKSGSVPKNADVLEYRHATAFECLIGYLYSSGHHDRMIELIGHGIEHAEQQSPSPTKK, from the coding sequence ATGAGCGAAGGACATCCAAATACACCAAAACAACAGGAGCAGGTCACAGAGGGAGGATGGTTCCCGTATCCCCCTTCCAGACCTGCCAGGTTGATTCCTCCTATTGCACTGGCCTATATTGGTGATGCGGTATATGAAGTGGCTGTTCGTCAATATCTGTTGTCGAAGGCCAACATGCGTCCCAATCATTTGCACCGTAGTGCAACCGGATTGGTATCAGCGAAGGCACAGAGCCGCATACTTACAACGATTGAGGCTGAACTGACAGAAGAGGAACGGGATATCGTCCGGCAAGGGCGGAATGCCAAGTCGGGGAGTGTACCCAAAAATGCAGATGTGTTGGAGTACAGACATGCCACGGCTTTTGAATGTCTCATTGGTTACCTCTACAGTAGTGGTCATCATGATCGCATGATTGAACTGATCGGGCATGGCATTGAGCACGCGGAACAACAATCGCCATCACCGACAAAAAAATAG
- the rplK gene encoding 50S ribosomal protein L11, with protein MAKKVIKMVKLQIPAGKANPAPPVGPALGQAGVNIMAFCKEFNARTADQAGLIIPVEISVFEDRSFTFITKTPPAAVLLKVAAKVEKGSGEPNKKKVATVKRDAVRQIAETKMPDLNAADVESAMRMVEGTARSMGITIED; from the coding sequence ATGGCGAAAAAAGTTATTAAAATGGTAAAACTGCAGATTCCAGCAGGTAAAGCAAACCCAGCACCACCAGTAGGTCCAGCTTTGGGTCAAGCAGGTGTCAACATCATGGCATTCTGTAAAGAATTCAACGCTCGTACAGCTGATCAAGCGGGATTGATTATTCCAGTTGAAATTTCTGTATTCGAGGACCGTTCCTTTACTTTCATCACTAAAACTCCACCAGCAGCAGTTCTGTTGAAAGTGGCAGCTAAAGTTGAAAAAGGATCCGGCGAACCGAACAAGAAAAAAGTTGCTACTGTTAAACGTGATGCGGTACGTCAAATCGCAGAAACAAAAATGCCTGACCTGAATGCAGCAGACGTTGAGTCCGCTATGCGTATGGTCGAAGGTACTGCCCGCAGCATGGGTATCACCATCGAAGACTAA